In the Salvia miltiorrhiza cultivar Shanhuang (shh) chromosome 8, IMPLAD_Smil_shh, whole genome shotgun sequence genome, TAAAGGAATATGGgcctaacataaataaataagccTAACTATTTAAGTAAGCAGGCCCGATATATAAACCCATTAAAatcttttccctttttcttttctatccTGCAtgcttctctctccctctctcactcACCGCTTCTCTCCCTTCCCTTCCGTAAGACCCGGCGTCTCTTCGCCGTCGACCACCACCACGATCACCCTCATCTCTCTATCcagtttctctctctcacaacaAGCAGCAGTGCGCGACTAGCGCCGCGCCGCCGCCCTCGCCTAGCCTTCCCTGTCGCCCCGCCCGCCTCCTTCGGCATCGGCGTCTCCGTCCTCTGACTTCGCAGTAGCAGCAGATTCCAAAGCTCAATTTCCGGTATTTCAGGTAAGCCGGCAATATTTGTATGTTTTAGAAGTTcgatttttgattttatttttttccgctGTAATTTGGGGCAAACTTGTTACTCTTTCTAGAATAAACTTTTCTTCGATGAATGATGAATGTTGGCtattatagatatatagataagAGCTACCAGCATACTATGATATGTGGAAACATAGATATTCAGGGAGTTATATGCATAGCACTTTAAATTTAGGTTTGTCTTTACAACTGTTTTAACACAATAAGGATGGAATGCTCTGCATTGGTAAAAGATGTGCTCATCGTCTTTGAAAGTAAATgtatatatttgagttgattCTATATACACAATTTCATCACCTTatctttttctaaaaaatgaaacGGGAACTTCTTTCTTCAAGCTCAAACATAGCCGATTCTTTTTAACTTTTTGAGTTGTTAACATGAACAATGGTTATTAACCAAGGGACCAAATTCAGCCAACACTTTTACAAATTGCACAACAGATATAAGTTCACACTCTATTGGTGGAAAAATGGCCAAAACATGGCTGCATTTggcttatatatatagattatatcTGCCGCTCTTCATCTTCTTATTCTTACAATCTTCCACATTTCTCTCTACTCTCTATCCATTCTTTTTCACACTCCATAAAATCGTGTGTGTCAAATAGCGACTTATTATTAAAGACGACATAAAGTGATCTACGCCATGCCCAAATCTTCCACAGTAAAAGGCTTTCTCTGAAAATCTTTGAATCAGTGCAGATTCGAGGCGTGCAGTTTATAGGAGCATGGCTCTTAATTTGTCAAGGCTTCCCTTCTCCAGATTCTTCAGGTACTCATCGTTTgtttctttctcttcttcttcttctttttctttttcttctttttttcccccCCACCATTTGATCTCTTGCTGCTGTAAACTGCATGTGTATGACTGCCGAATTCTGGTGGATTTCAATTTCATCCGTTAGGAATCGATAAATGTTTGAGACTTTActgtttttttttggtaaacTTAGTACTGTAATTTAAGCTATTGAATAATTCTGGACATTCTCTTCATTAtctttaaaatcttgaattttcgTGGAGCAAAGtttatatttaatgattttGATGAGAGAAGACTGATGATGAATTCATATTGGTTAGTATTTGATGAGAGCAAACATTCCAGGTTTTCTTGTTTGTTAAAATTGCTTATTTCCTCCAGAAGACTGCACTGATTCTGAGCTCACTAGCACTGGCTAATATGCCGAACTTTGACTGCCTGTTGTCATAATAGAATATTTAGAAGGTCTACAAGCATTGGTTGAATGCCGAACTTTGAATCCCTCTCCTCTTAATTGAAAACTTAGAAGTTCGGATGATACAGAAATTCAGAAACCGTTATTGGACTCAGAAATTTATGCGTTTTCTATCATCCCTTTTAGTCTTTGTGGAGTGGTTACcttatgttttcttttgtttagttGAACTAGGACCGAACATGTCCTCCAAACAACCTTCGATACGAATCTCTTGATAAACTATGTTTCTGATGTTGTAACGCCTTTTCTGTTTCCTCTATTCACAGGCAGCTGGAGCATGACATGGAAACTGTCGTTAAGGTGCTGCAGCCCGGACCTTTGGGAATAGTAGAACACAAGTTCACTGATGAGGAGATAAAAAGTGCCAATTCAACTGTAAAGAGAGCAGTAGAGAACTGGCGGAGGACTTCTTACTGTGAAAGGAATAATCCTATCATGAAAGATTTCATAGATGTCCAGACTTTTACTTTCCAAAACCCCTAGATGATCGGTGTAATTTGTAAGCTGGTCTATCATTTACTTCACTACCACAGATGTTTCTTTTTCACTATAGGTCAAATTACTTTACTTTCTTGTTGTGCGTCTGTTGCTTGCAGACCACAAATAGGAAAATGTTTGTTTGAAACTCAGTTATCACGTTAATGAAAAGGTACCTCTTGTTCTGAATTGTGTTGTGTGGTGTTCTCTTTGAACATGTGTTTAACTTTATAGCATCAAGGATGCAAGAATTGAGGACTTTGTGCCAGTGGATCTGAAGCAGTCTATTTCTTATAATTTCATGATGGAATAGTGTTATTAGGGCTTACTTGTTAGAGTTGTCATGGTGAAGTTTTCCCATTTCTCGTCGTATATGTGAATTGCTGGATTATATTTCTCTGTTAATCCTGAATCACTGGGTACTTGGTATGATTTGTTCTTGAGACATTCCAAAGAAAGTAGAATATGTATAGATATATGCAATTTCCATGTACAATGATCTGTTTTTGAAGTATAAATAAATTGTTCTATTTCTTTGAAGGTGTCCAACTAATAGGGCTCTTTGAAATAGACAACATATATTAGACAACATATAGAGAATATAATGATCAAAATATCAAAAGTTAGAGCTTGTGTTGCCTGGTCATTGAGCTCCATGTTCCTCCCCCCCAACCGATCCACCATGTCTGGAACCGACTCATATTGTTGTACTTCTCGCATGTATGGGTCGTCCAgtttgatcctcatcttctctGCTTCTCGGCTTGCTGCCTCCTGAGCCAGTGTCCAGTCATAGAACTTGCGCTTCTCCTCGTTGCTTAGTACATTGTAAATCTCTCTTAATTTCATGAACTTTTCTGATGCTGTTCTCAGAGGAAGTACAGTGGTGTCGGGATGATATTCCTTTGACAGTCTCCGGTAGGCTGCCTTGATTTCTTCCATGTCAGCGTTCGTAGGTACTCCCAGAAACCTGATTGGCCAAAGCTTGGAAGCATCAATTCGGTGTTACTTATCAAAAGGTAAGAAGATTGAGTAATGAGATGATTGATGTGTAGTTTGTACTGGTAATATGAATCAGATGAACTGTTGAGCAGCTCCGAGAACTTCTCGCCAAGCGACCTGTCTTCCTCTTTGGCCTGCTCCTTTGTTGAGCTGGAGCTACTGCCCCCTATCCATCCTTCATCATCGCTCTCCCAGTGGATTCTCGTGTCGACTCCAGGTGGCGCCTGCTGCCTCTTTATCGCTGCTTGGAGTTGGGCCCTGCACGGCCAGGGCCTGGAATCTGCAGCAGCGTCCATGGCCGGTGAGTTCTCTTGCCCTTTGTGTTGAATGGGGAATTCTTGATTTGGTGATGTGGTTACTAGCTTAAAGTGAGAAGGAAGCAGGGGTAGCTGCTGTTGGTGCAGCCATGAGAGAGGAGGGAGAAAATCTGTTTGTTTCTAGTTTGAATTTGGGATTCAGAATTCAGACCAGGAGCAGAGGTTTCACCACCTCATCTTTCTGTGTGGCTCTGGATTCTTGCTGGAGTTGTTTTCAAGTGGGGTTTTGTTGTTAGTCCTGACAAAAAGAAATGtgggaaaaataataaaaatctatatatatatatataattcttttTTCTGGGAGAGAAATTAAGCCCATCTGAAGAGTCAAAATCTATTGGTTGTCTTAgattgtttgtttgtttgttttaaaaaacaaaaaaaaaaaactattgcACGTTtgcatgtgtatatatatatacatattcttTTTTGGAAGGCACGTTTACATGTATATTAATATGGCATGGAAGTAGGAATACcatatatagttatattatgAGGGCCGGGGAAGAGATACAAAAAAGATTACATGGAAAATCAGTCATCAAAGCTGATTACTCTCTCCCACTAAGATTTGTGatcatgaaaatgctactataCCCAGATAGCCCTAGCCTTCCTGAGCAGTGGGACGAGTTCTCCCTTGACATGGAGGCTCATGACCTCGTTAGCGCCGCCGACGAGTTCTTGGTCGATGAAGACGGCCGGGAAGCTCGTCCTCCGCCCCGATGCCGTCGTGAGTGCCCTCTCCAGCTGCTGCCCGTTGGGCAGCTCATCGAGCTCGTAAACTGTGGGGTTGGCTCCAAAGCTGCAGATAAGTGTCTTGATGGTGTGAGACATGCAACAAGTACTCTTGCTGAATATCACCACCGGTTTGTCCGCCGTCAGCCTATTGATCGCCTCCATTTTGCGGCGGAAACCTAGTTTTTTTGCACGTGAGGTGGTAATGTACGTTGGTTTGATGGAGATTTTCTTGATTGTTTTCTTGGTGCTTTGGAGAAAACTTGCTCGGTTGTGAGAGTTTATATAATAGGAGTAGAGGGTGCATGCTGGTGGGCTCCACCATGCCACATCTTTTATTTCATCACCGTCTTccatttattgttttattttgtacTAGCGAC is a window encoding:
- the LOC131000490 gene encoding monothiol glutaredoxin-S1-like, with translation MEDGDEIKDVAWWSPPACTLYSYYINSHNRASFLQSTKKTIKKISIKPTYITTSRAKKLGFRRKMEAINRLTADKPVVIFSKSTCCMSHTIKTLICSFGANPTVYELDELPNGQQLERALTTASGRRTSFPAVFIDQELVGGANEVMSLHVKGELVPLLRKARAIWV
- the LOC131000491 gene encoding uncharacterized protein LOC131000491 produces the protein MALNLSRLPFSRFFRQLEHDMETVVKVLQPGPLGIVEHKFTDEEIKSANSTVKRAVENWRRTSYCERNNPIMKDFIDVQTFTFQNP
- the LOC131000489 gene encoding NAD(P)H-quinone oxidoreductase subunit T, chloroplastic, translated to MDAAADSRPWPCRAQLQAAIKRQQAPPGVDTRIHWESDDEGWIGGSSSSSTKEQAKEEDRSLGEKFSELLNSSSDSYYQFLGVPTNADMEEIKAAYRRLSKEYHPDTTVLPLRTASEKFMKLREIYNVLSNEEKRKFYDWTLAQEAASREAEKMRIKLDDPYMREVQQYESVPDMVDRLGGRNMELNDQATQALTFDILIIIFSICCLIYVVYFKEPY